From a single Myxocyprinus asiaticus isolate MX2 ecotype Aquarium Trade chromosome 33, UBuf_Myxa_2, whole genome shotgun sequence genomic region:
- the LOC127424422 gene encoding host cell factor 1-like isoform X11 has protein sequence MASSGTAGSVLQLRWKRVLGWSGPVPRPRHGHRAVAIKELMVVFGGGNEGIVDELHVYNTATNQWFIPAVRGDIPPGCAAYGFVCDGTRLLVFGGMVEYGKYSNDLYELQASRWEWKRLKPKAPKNGPPPCPRLGHSFSLIGNKCYLFGGLANDSEDPKNNIPRYLNDLYTLELRPGSNVAGWDIPITYGVLPPPRESHTAVVYTEKTSKKSRLIIYGGMSGCRLGDLWTLDIDTLTWNKPAISGAAPLPRSLHSATTITNKMFVFGGWVPLVMDDVKVATHEKEWKCTNTLACLNLDTMSWETILMDTLEDNIPRARAGHCSVAINNRLYVWSGRDGYRKAWNNQVCCKDLWYLETDRPLPPSRVQLVRANTNSLEVSWGAVPTADTYLLQLQKYDIPAATAAMSPTVNPTSSLPVNSPKSPVPASAAPAAQSMPLSGVTLVPQVPSPTTFMPGSPIAASPRGPAILKVAAPHSTPGTSVVTVRQAIPGSKSPVTVTSLPAGVRMVVPAQSTQGTPIGSSPQMSGMAALAAAAAATQKIPPSSTTTVLNVPAGATLVKTVAMTPGSTTLPATVKVASPVMVTNPATRMLKTAAAQVGTSAISTPNTPTRPIITVHKSGTVTVAQQAQVVTTMVGGVTKTITLVKSPITMSGGSALISSLGKMMSVVQTKPVQTSAVTGQAGSSPVTLIQTKTPLPAGTILKLVTSADGKPTTIITTTQAGGTGTKPTILGISSVSPNTTNKPGTTIIKTIPMSAIQQGGVSGSPGIKSPITIITTKMVTPGTQGKIITAVPKLATGAGQQGVTQVVLKGAPGQPGTILRTVPMGGVRLVSPGTVSAGKPTVTTLVVKGTTGVTTLGTVTGTVTSSVAGGNVVSANTSLATPVTNLASIATLASQVINPAAITVSASQTSLATATMQSAAQPTQVTLITTPSGAEAQPAQDLPVSILASPTSEQPSTTSADAGDGAGDSAGTVTLVCSNPPCETHETGTTNTATTASAKMGTKQVCSNPPCETHETGTTNTSTTASAKMGTEQVCSNPPCETHVTGTTNTATTASANMGMEQQVCTNPPSETHDTGTTNTATTASCNMGSKEMGTVNSKTEASSSAESSASGSEPSTPVTESSGASGAMRQENLRTGTTNTSTTARSNMGSDQTGTVQSSNKSKAAISSTLMPVSSNPPCEAQDTDTTNTSTVSGEGDVQQVCSNPPCETLETGTTNSATQSTSSMGSGQSNVVQRVCSNPPCETHETGTTNTPTRVSSIGAGQNGSVQRVCSNPPCETHETGTTNTPTQASSSIGAGQNGSVQRVCSNPPCETHETGTTNTPTRVSSIGAGQNGSVQRVCSNPPCETHETGTTNTPTQASSSIGAGQNGSIQRVCSNPPCETHETGTTNTPTRVSSSIGAEQNGNVRRVCSNPPCETHETGTTNTPTQASSSIGAEQNGNVRRVCSNPPCETHETGTTNTPTQASSSIGAEQNGSVQRVCSNPPCETHETGTTNTSTTATSSLETGEGTAQQGADGQGDSGISSEPTSSTEPANPTTQSRAFTMVTQATPTPGPSVPEISSMAGSAVVAEVPGEAEAMEQSSAEAVAAAEEPMQTECQGELSEEGAVRVVAIDEGAAGDEGTMIQVHVAMEAQPGQGDQAEQMEAGVEAAEAMSLAAQDSEALALPQELMSAEGQQTTLMVTGLTPEELAVTAAAEAAAQAAATEEAQALAIQAVLQAAQQAVLREGDAGQDGQQSTTIPIVLTQQELAALVQQQQQLQEAQAAAAQQLRAEAAALPTEALAPADSLNDPASESNGHEMATAVTATVARLLPRTSAETLAPSSTFAPSQPMVVASPAKIQAATALAEVANGIESAAGKQEAPPAVVKPPVKKEHQWFDVGVVKVTNMVVTHYYVPADDSPVTDNNT, from the exons ATGGCTTCTTCAGGCACCGCGGGCTCGGTTCTGCAGCTGCGCTGGAAGAGGGTTTTGGGCTGGTCCGGTCCGGTTCCTCGCCCGAGACACGGACACCGAGCCGTGGCCATTAAAGAGCTGATGGTGGTGTTCGGCGGAGGGAATGAAGGGATTGTGGATGAACTGCACGTCTATAACACAG cCACCAATCAGTGGTTTATTCCTGCTGTCCGTGGTGACATTCCTCCTGGCTGCGCTGCATATGGATTTGTGTGCGACGGCACCCGACTCCTTGTTTTCGGGGGCATGGTTGAATATGGAAAGTACAGCAACGATCTCTATGAACTACAG gcCAGCAGGTGGGAGTGGAAACGGTTGAAGCCCAAAGCCCCGAAGAATGGCCCACCACCTTGTCCCCGTCTGGGCCACAGTTTTTCTCTAATTGGAAACAAATGCTATTTGTTTGGTGGACTGGCAAATGACAGTGAGGATCCCAAAAACAATATTCCAAG ATACCTGAATGACCTCTATACACTCGAGCTACGCCCAGGCTCTAACGTAGCAGGCTGGGACATCCCCATTACATACGGCGTGCTGCCCCCTCCTCGAGAGAGCCACACTGCTGTCGTCTACACAGAGAAAACATCCAAAAAGTCTCGCCTCATCATCTACGGTGGCATGAGTGGCTGCCGTCTTGGAGATCTGTGGACTTTAGATATAG ATACTTTGACCTGGAACAAACCTGCCATAAGTGGTGCGGCACCGCTGCCTCGCAGTCTCCATTCTGCCACTACTATAACCAACAA GATGTTTGTGTTTGGTGGATGGGTCCCTCTGGTTATGGATGATGTCAAAGTAGCTACACACGAAAAGGAATGGAAGTGCACTAACACTTTGGCCTGTTTAAATCTTG ACACAATGTCGTGGGAAACTATTTTGATGGACACTCTAGAGGATAATATCCCAAGGGCCAGAGCTGGACACTGCTCTGTGGCTATTAACAATAGACTGTATGTATGGAGTGGCAGAGATGGTTACCGCAAAGCCTGGAACAACCAAGTTTGCTGCAAAGACCTGTGGTACCTGGAGACAG ATCGTCCTCTGCCTCCATCACGTGTGCAACTGGTCCGTGCCAACACCAACTCTCTGGAGGTGAGCTGGGGGGCAGTGCCCACAGCAGATACATACCTGCTACAGCTGCAGAAATATGACATCCCTGCTGCGACAGCTGCCATGTCTCCGACCGTCAACCCCACTTCGTCCTTGCCCGTCAACTCGCCCAAGAGTCCTGTGCCTGCCTCTGCTGCTCCTGCGGCTCAGAGCATGCCGCTCTCTGGGGTCACACTGGTGCCACAAGTCCCTTCACCCACTACTTTCATGCCAGGCAGCCCGATAGCAGCCTCACCTCGTGGGCCAG CTATTCTTAAAGTGGCAGCGCCTCATTCCACACCTGGGACATCCGTTGTTACTGTACGTCAGGCCATCCCAGGGTCTAAATCCCCGGTCACTGTAACATCACTTCCTGCAGGGGTCCGCATGGTTGTCCCTGCACAGAGCACCCAGGGCACG CCGATCGGCAGCAGTCCTCAGATGAGTGGCATGGCTGCTTTGGCTGCAGCTGCAGCTGCCACACAGAAGATCCCGCCCTCTTCCACAACCACTGTGTTAAATGTTCCTGCAGGAGCCACCCTAGTAAAGACTGTCGCTATGACTCCAGGATCCACGACTCTTCCCGCTACCGTCAAAGTAGCTTCTCCTGTTATG GTTACTAACCCTGCTACCCGAATGCTAAAAACGGCTGCAGCCCAGGTCGGCACTTCAGCCATATCTACTCCCAACACCCCGACTCGCCCCATCATCACTGTACACAAATCGGGCACGGTGACCGTAGCCCAGCAGGCCCAGGTTGTCACCACCATGGTTGGAGGAGTCACCAAAACTATAACGCTTGTCAAGAGCCCTATCACAATGAGTGGCGGCAGTGCTCTG ATCTCCAGTCTTGGGAAAATGATGTCTGTTGTTCAGACCAAACCAGTACAGACTTCTGCAGTGACTGGACAGGCTGGAAGTAGCCCTGTCACACTAATACAG aCAAAGACTCCTCTGCCTGCTGGTACCATCTTGAAGCTGGTCACATCTGCAGATGGCAAGCCCACCACTATCATTACAACTACCCAGGCAGGAGGGACTGGCACCAAGCCCACAATCTTGGGCATCAGCAGTGTCTCTCCAAACACCACCAATAAACCAGGCACCACCATTATTAAAACCATTCCCATGTCTGCCATTCAACAAGGAG GTGTGTCTGGTAGTCCTGGCATCAAGTCCCCCATCACGATTATTACCACCAAGATGGTTACTCCTGGCACTCAAGGCAAAATCATAACCGCTGTGCCTAAACTGGCTACAGGGGCAGGACAACAGGGTGTCACACAG GTTGTCCTGAAGGGGGCGCCAGGTCAGCCTGGCACTATCCTGCGTACTGTTCCAATGGGTGGAGTTCGTCTTGTTTCACCAGGCACTGTGTCAGCTGGCAAACCAACCGTTACCACATTGGTCGTCAAGGGCACCACAG GTGTCACAACTCTGGGCACAGTAACTGGTACTGTAACAAGCAGTGTGGCAGGGGGCAATGTGGTGAGCGCTAACACTAGCCTGGCGACACCTGTCACCAATCTTGCCTCCATCGCCACGTTGGCCAGTCAGGTGATCAATCCCGCAGCCATCACTGTATCTGCTTCCCAGACCAGCCTTGCCACTGCCACAATGCAG TCGGCAGCCCAACCTACTCAAGTGACTCTGATCACCACTCCCAGTGGTGCGGAGGCCCAGCCTGCACAGGACTTGCCTGTCTCCATCCTGGCCTCTCCCACGTCTGAGCAGCCCTCTACCACCAGTGCTGATGCTGGAGACGGTGCGGGTGACAGTGCTGGTACCGTGactttggtctgttctaaccCTCCATGTGAAACTCACGAGACTGGAACGACCAATACGGCTACAACAGCTTCTGCTAAAATGGGCACCAAACAGGTCTGTTCCAACCCCCCATGTGAAACTCACGAGACTGGAACGACCAACACGTCTACAACTGCATCTGCTAAAATGGGCACTGAACAGGTTTGCTCCAACCCTCCATGTGAGACACACGTAACGGGCACCACCAACACCGCTACGACTGCCTCTGCCAACATGGGCATGGAACAACAG GTGTGCACCAACCCTCCTTCAGAAACACATGACACGGGCACAACCAACACCGCCACCACTGCCAGCTGCAACATGGGTTCTAAAGAGATGGGCACAGTGAACAGCAAGACAGAGGCATCTTCGTCTGCTGAATCCTCGGCTTCCGGGTCAGAACCATCCACGCCTGTCACAGAAAGCAGTGGTGCTTCTGGTGCCATGCGGCAGGAGAATCTCCGCACTGGTACCACCAACACCTCCACCACAGCCCGCTCCAACATGGGCTCTGATCAGACAGGAACAGTGCAGAGCTCTAACAAAAGTAAAGCTGCCATCTCTTCCACACTGATGCCTGTTTCCTCCAACCCTCCCTGCGAGGCGCAGGATACGGACACCACAAACACGTCCACTGTGTCTGGCGAAGGAGATGTCCAGCAGGTCTGCTCGAATCCACCATGTGAGACACTTGAAACGGGCACGACCAACTCTGCTACACAGTCAACCTCCAGTATGGGCAGTGGGCAGAGCAATGTTGTGCAGAGGGTGTGCTCCAATCCGCCTTGTGAAACCCATGAAACGGGCACTACCAATACGCCAACTCGGGTGTCATCTATTGGAGCTGGACAGAATGGCAGCGTACAAAGGGTGTGTTCAAACCCACCCTGTGAAACCCATGAAACGGGCACTACCAATACGCCAACTCAGGCGTCATCATCTATTGGAGCTGGACAGAATGGCAGCGTACAAAGGGTGTGTTCAAACCCACCCTGTGAAACCCATGAAACGGGCACTACCAATACGCCAACTCGGGTGTCATCTATTGGAGCTGGACAGAATGGCAGCGTACAAAGGGTGTGTTCAAACCCACCCTGTGAAACCCATGAAACGGGCACTACCAATACGCCAACTCAGGCGTCATCATCTATTGGAGCTGGACAGAATGGCAGCATACAAAGGGTGTGTTCAAACCCGCCGTGTGAAACCCATGAAACGGGCACTACCAATACGCCAACTCGGGTGTCATCTTCTATTGGAGCTGAACAGAATGGCAACGTACGAAGGGTGTGTTCAAACCCGCCCTGTGAAACCCATGAAACGGGCACTACCAATACGCCAACTCAGGCGTCATCTTCTATTGGAGCTGAACAGAATGGCAACGTACGAAGGGTGTGTTCAAACCCGCCCTGTGAAACCCATGAAACGGGCACTACCAATACGCCAACTCAGGCGTCATCTTCTATTGGAGCTGAACAGAATGGCAGCGTACAAAGGGTGTGTTCAAACCCACCCTGTGAAACCCATGAAACGGGGACTACCAATACTTCCACAACTGCGACTAGCAGCTTAGAGACTGGAGAAGGTACAG CTCAACAGGGTGCTGATGGACAGGGTGACAGTGGCATCAGCTCAGAACCCACATCCTCCACAGAACCAGCCAATCCCACAACACAAAGCAGAGCCTTCACCATGGTGACACAGGCCACGCCCACTCCAGGACCATCAGTACCG GAAATCTCGTCCATGGCTGGCTCTGCAGTGGTGGCAGAAGTACCGGGAGAGGCGGAAGCCATGGAGCAGAGCAGCGCTGAGGCTGTAGCAGCTGCAGAAGAGCCCATGCAGACAGAGTGTCAGGGAGAACTAAGTGAAGAGGGAGCTGTCAGGGTGGTTGCCATAGATGAGGGTGCAGCGGGTGATGAGGGCACCATGATACAGGTTCATGTTGCTATGGAAGCACAACCCGGCCAAGGAGATCAGGCTGAG CAGATGGAGGCTGGTGTGGAGGCAGCAGAAGCGATGAGTCTTGCTGCGCAGGACTCGGAAGCTCTCGCTCTGCCTCAGGAGCTGATGTCTGCTGAAGGACAGCAGACGACTCTCATGGTGACTGGACTGACCCCGGAGGAGCTGGCAGTGACTGCAGCAGCTGAGGCTGCTGCACAGGCTGCAGCTACAGAAGAGGCTCAGGCCCTCGCCATCCAGGCTGTGCTACAAGCAGCTCAGCAGGCTGTACTCC GTGAAGGGGATGCAGGTCAGGACGGGCAGCAGTCCACCACCATCCCTATAGTTTTGACCCAGCAGGAGCTTGCTGCCTTAGttcagcagcagcaacagctgcAGGAGGCGCAGGCGGCTGCAGCCCAGCAGTTGCGTGCTGAAGCAGCTGCACTGCCCACTGAGGCCTTGGCACCAGCAGACAGCCTCAACGATCCAGCATCTGAAAGCAACGGCCATGAGATGGCAACCGCTGTTACTGCCACTGTGGCCCGTCTACTTCCTCGCACTTCTGCTGAGA CTTTGGCCCCATCAAGTACTTTTGCTCCATCTCAGCCGATGGTGGTCGCCAGCCCTGCCAAGATTCAAGCAGCCACCGCTCTAGCTGAGGTGGCCAATGGGATTGAGTCTGCAGCTGGG AAGCAAGAAGCACCTCCAGCTGTTGTGAAGCCTCCAGTGAAGAAAGAGCATCAGTGGTTTGATGTTGGAGTCGTCAAGGTGACAAACATGGTTGTCACTCACTATTATGTGCCGGCAGATGATTCACCTGTTACTGAT aacaacacgtga